AATTATTTTCAACATGTTCACGCATCTGGCTCATCATCTGCATGATTTCTGCAGATTTACCAGTCTCAGTAAGCGCGTTAGGTGTGTTGGACTTTTTACCCAGATTAGGCGCCATGATGGATTTTGAAACTTGAGTAGATGCACAATGAGGGCACGACAAATCACCTGAAGCCAATTGGTCATCAAAAGCCTGACTGTTTTTGAACCATGACTCAAATTCATGGTCATTGTCACATATTAAAGCGTATTTAATCATTGCCCTGTCATGGTTAAGCTGGTGGCTCAAAATGCCGACCATGTTCAAGTGCAGGTATTTGACGCCGCGCCATTTGTACCTGCTCGGTATTAATATCAGCATAAATGGTTTGTGTTTCAAGTCCTGCATCTGCGAGAATGCGCCCCCAAGGGCTAACAATCACACTATGACCATAGGTTTTTCGGCCATTTTCGTGGATGCCCACTTGGGCAGGTGCAAAAATAAAACAGCCAGTTTCTATCGCACGTGCGCGCAGTAAAACATGCCAATGCGCTTCACCTGTCATTTTGGTAAAAGCCGCGGGCACAGAAATAAAATCTGCGCCATGCGATGCCAGCACATGATAGAGAGCCGGAAATCTTACATCATAGCAAACCGTCATTCCCAGTTTGCCAAAAGTCAAATCGGCAATTATGGCCTGCTGACCTGCTTCATAATGCGCCGACTCGCTGTGGCGTTCACCATTATCCA
This genomic interval from Candidatus Micropelagos thuwalensis contains the following:
- a CDS encoding DUF1178 family protein; the encoded protein is MIKYALICDNDHEFESWFKNSQAFDDQLASGDLSCPHCASTQVSKSIMAPNLGKKSNTPNALTETGKSAEIMQMMSQMREHVENNFDYVGDKFASEARAMHYGDSEERDIYGESTLQDVKELVEEGIPVAPIPGVPDKLKN
- a CDS encoding carbon-nitrogen hydrolase family protein codes for the protein MSEFRVACIQTCTGTTPEDNLIGLTSLISEAAREGAEFILTPETCNFMPQNKQARCATMLPESEDKVVKSLAALAAELKITLLAGSVILAGDGDKAVNRSICFNSLGEVVARYDKIHLFDVSLDNGERHSESAHYEAGQQAIIADLTFGKLGMTVCYDVRFPALYHVLASHGADFISVPAAFTKMTGEAHWHVLLRARAIETGCFIFAPAQVGIHENGRKTYGHSVIVSPWGRILADAGLETQTIYADINTEQVQMARRQIPALEHGRHFEPPA